TTGCGCATGAACCTGTTCGAGAGCATCGGCAAGGCGCGCTGGGGCGTATTCACGCGCATGCGCGGCTCCGACCTCGACCATGCCCTGACCGGCGACATAGACCGCGTCCAGGGGGCGGCCTTCTCGCTGCTGATGCTGGTTCAGATCGCCGTGCTTCTGACCGGCTATCTCGTGGTCTCCGTGTTCATCTCGCCGGTGATGACGCTGTTTGCCGTGGTCATCGGTATCCTGATGTTCGTCGCGCTGCAGCCGTTCCGCTCGCGCGCCACCGCTTTCGGCAGGGTTCTGACAGCCAATCGCCAGGATCAGTACCGGACGGTCTCGGAATTCCTCGGCGGCATCAAGGTGGCCAAGAGCCTGAATGTCGAAGCGAGCTATTTCGCCCAGTTGCAGGCAACGCTCGAAAAGATGAAGGCCGACAACATCGACTACGTGCGCAACAGCTCGATCGGTACCGCCGTGTTCCAGGTGGCGAGCGTGGTGGGCTTGAGCCTGTTCATCTATGTGGCGCTGGTCCGCTTCAACCTGTCACTGGCCGAGATTGTCGTGCTGTTGCTTGTCTTCATGCGCATCGCGCCGCGCTTCATGGACATGCAGACACAGGCCCAGCAGGTGCTGATCAACCTGCCCGCCTATACGGCGATGCGCAGCCTGCAGGCACGTTTCGATGCAGAGCGTGAACCGGGCCATGTCGGATCCAAGGATGGTGGCAAGCTGTCGCTGGATACCGGACTGAACATTCGCGGTGTCTCCTTCTTCTATGACGACAGCGCCGGCAAGGCGGTGGTGAGCGACATCACGTTTGGCCTTCCCGCCGGCAAGGTCACCGCCCTGATCGGTCCGTCGGGATCCGGCAAGAGCACGATCGCCGACATGCTGCTCGGCCTGCTCGAGCCGAGCGCCGGCAAGATCCTCGTCGACGGCATCGAGATCGATGCCGCCAATCGCCGCCGCTGGCGCGATCAGGTGGCCTATGTGCCGCAGGACGTGTTCCTGCTGCACGATACGATCGCGCAGAACCTGCGTCTCGCTGCGCCGCAGGCGAGCGACGACGATTTATGGAGAGCGCTGCGCGCCGCGCACGCCGGTGAATTCGTCGAACGGCTCGACCACAGGCTCGATACGGTGGTCGGCGACCGTGGCGTGCGCCTCTCCGGCGGCGAGCGCCAGCGCATCGCGCTGGCGCGTGCACTGCTGCGCAAGCCGTCGCTGCTCATCCTCGACGAGGCGACCAGCGCGCTCGACTGGCAGAACCAGTCGCTGATCGCCAGGTCGATCGACGGATTGCGCGGCGCGATGACCATCCTGACCATCGCCCACCGGCCGTCGATGATCGCCTTCGCCGACTGGGTGGTGGCGATGGAGGACGGCCGTGTCGTGGAAGTCGGGCAATATCAGCGGCTGAAGGCAAAGCCGGGGAGCCGGCTGTCCAGGATGCTGTCTGGAGAACAATCGGAACCCGAATCCGCCAATGTGGCCTGAGGGCGGATATATCCCTGGGATTTGGCGATATTGCTGGATCAGTGCAGGCTTCGCCGTGCGCTGCCCAGCTTTTCGCTTTCAGCCACGTCCGGCGCACTGAGCTTTCTTTCGGCCTCGCGCAGCCTGTCCGCCGGCGTCGGCGCGCTCCTGGCGATCATGGCATAGACAAGGACGAAGTAGCCGGCCTGGATGATCACGGCGCAGATGATGACGCGCAGCAGGGTCGTACCCAGCGAAGCGCTATCGATCCAGGACCAGCCAACGATGATTGCCAGCGCGAAAATCATCCCAATGATGAATTTTGGAAGCGACATACCCAACAGCCCATAAACCGGCTCGGGTTATATCCAACGATTGCCCTACCCGAGCGCCGTCCCTTGTTATGCGGGCTTGTTAAGTCGCCCGCTCCCGACCGGTTGCTTCCGGCCTTTCAACCTGTCGCCACTCTGACAGGTATAATTTGCAATTCTATTAAGGCGGGCAGGAGGCGGCAAGGGCAACCGCACATATTTTTGATTGAGCCGATACGATTGACTCGCTCGTGTTGCAACGCACACACAGGCATTTCAAACGATCTAGGCCCACAGGCCTATTTCAGTACAATCTACAATATTAAGCAGTATTTTATGTTAATACTCCGGAACTTCGCATCTTTATAAAGCACTAATATGCCCCGTTGGAGGCCACGGGGAACGCCCTGCCTCAAAATCGCCCCATAAAGGTCGGAATTTTTTCTAGTTGCCATTTTGTTGCCACAAATTTGCTCAACATCCTGAAAAATTTTCTGCACAAGCTTATTATTTAGTCAATTCATGACGAGACTATTTCAACGGGCTGGGAAATTGTGTGTTGCGCTGCAGCATTTTTTTGATATCGTGCGATAAACCATTCGTTCAACGCATGGAGTATCGGCATGAGGGACATTGCCAAGTCGGCCACGGCGGACTTTTCGCAGGCTGGCACCGATTTTCCGCCGCCGATCGGCGGCCTTATCAAACGCAGTTTTGATATTGTGGGTTCGCTGGCTGGCCTGATCGCGCTCAGCCCGCTGTTCATCATGATAGCGTTGCTGGTCAAGTTTTCCGACGGTGGATCGATTTTCTACGGCCACAGGCGAATCGGGCGCGGCGGCCGGATCTTTCCGTGCCTGAAATTCCGCACCATGGTTCCGGACGGCGACAAGGTGCTGGCCGCCTATCTCGCCACCAATCCGGAAGCCAACGCGGAGTGGATGGCCACCCGCAAGCTGAAGAACGATCCGCGCGTCACCCGTGTCGGAGCGGTCTTGAGGAAGCTCAGCCTCGATGAACTCCCCCAGATCATCAACATCCTTCAGGGCGACATGAGCCTTGTCGGGCCTCGTCCGGTGGTGCGCGACGAGCTGGAGATCTACGGCAGCGCCGCCGTGTACTATCTGAAGTCCCGGCCCGGCCTGACTGGCCTGTGGCAGGTCAGCGGCCGCAACGACGTCTCCTATGACAGCCGCGTCGCGTTCGACCGTCACTATGTCGAGAACTGGTCGCTGTTCGGGGACGTGCGCATCATCATCAAGACCGTGCCGGCCGTCTGGATGTCGCGCGGCTCTTACTGACCGGCCACCGGTGCCAGGCATCCGGCGGCAAGCTCATCGGGCGATGGGGCTAAAACGGATCGGAACGCACAGTTGAAAAAAGACATATCGGAAGCCTTTGGCAGCGGCCCGTTTTGCGGCCGCTCGCTGCTTATGGCCTGCCTTGCGGCATCGCTCGCTTTTCCGCCGATGGCCGCCGCCGACGAATACCACCTCGGCTCGCAAGACAAGCTCACCATCCGCATCGCCGAATGGCAGACCGTCGAAAGTACGTTCCGCGACTGGTCGTCGGTCAACGGCCAATACACGGTCGGCCCGGCCGGTACCCTGTCCGTGCCTTTCGTCGGCGAATTGCCGGCGGCCGGCAAGACCACGGCGCAAGTCGCGGCAGCGATCGGCGAGGCGCTGCAGCACAAGCTCGCTTTGTCGGACAGGCCTGAAGCCTCGGTTGAAATGGCACAGTTCCGGCCATTCTACATTTCGGGCGAGGTGCAGAACCCCGGTCAGTTTCCCTATGTGCCCGACCTTACGGTGCTGAAGGCGATCAGCGTCGCCGGCGGCATCAGGCGCAACACAGACTACGGGCCTCAACTCGGCAAGGACCTGGTCACCGCCAAGGGCGGCTTCGACATCTCTGACGACCAGCGCATCAGGCTGATCGTCAAGCGCGCCCGCATCGACGCCGATATGGCCGGCAAGACGAGTTTCGACGTGCCAAAAGAGGTCGAGGGCGATCCGCGGCTGCCGGCCATCGTCGCCGACGAGATGACGATCCTGACCTCGGACCAGAAGGCGCTTAAGCTGAAGCTCGAGGCGCTCGACGATCTCAAAGGGGTTCTGCAGGCCGAGATCGAATCCCTGCAGAAGAAGATCGTCAACCAACAGAAGCAGGTCGACCTGGCGCAGCAGCAACTCGCCAGCATCGGTCCACTGGCGCAGAAGGGTCTGGTCGCCAACGCGCGACTTCTGGATTCGCAGCAGTCCGTCACCGACCTGCAGGGCAAGATCCTGGACTACGAAACGGCCATTCTCACCGCCAAGCAGGCGATCAGCAAGGCGACGCAGGACGCCATCGATGCCCAGAACACCTTGAGTTCGAGTCTCGCCGCCAACCGGCAGCAGACCGAAGCCGACCTCAATGAGGCCGCGCTGAAGGTGAACATGCAGAAGGGCCTGATCGCCCAGGCAACCGATCCAGCCACCAGGGCGGCCACTGATACCAACGAAGAGCCCAGCCTGCTCTATGCGCTGGTGCGGGTCGTCGACGGCAAGACCAGCGAGATCGCGGCGAAGGAAGACACGCCCGTGCTGCCCGGCGACGTCATCAAGGTCAAGCTGGCGCCTCTGGCCAGCCAGTAGGCGTTGGTCGCACCGAGCAATTCCAGGAAAAGTGCGTAACGGTTTTCCGTCTCGAGTTGCGTAATAACAAAGACTTAGGGCGGATCAACGATTCCATCAAACGCCGGGCCGCTCTAGCGGGCCGTCCTGCAAAGGCTGTTCGTTCCATTGCATTCACCTGGCTGCGGAGGGCAGCCGGATGTCTCTGTCCGCATGACGATCAATGCGGCTCGGAAGGGGGTGTCGTCGTGAATATCTATCGTGTCCGAAGGTTTATCAAAGGTAGGATCTTTACCTTCCTTTGGCGGACCAAGGGCATAAAAATAGCCGATCGCGTTTCGGTCCTCGGCGTCTCGCCGCATATAGCGGGAAAGGGCGCTATCGAGCTCGGTTCCTTGGTTTCATTCCGGGGTTTCGGATCCCGTTCCTGGTTCCATGTTCTCGGCAATGCAAGACTGTCCATCGGCTCCAGATCATTCATAAACAGCGGCGTGATGATCGACGTTTCGACAGCGGTGAGCATCGGGAAGAACTGCCTTGTCGGCGATTGCGTCGTCATTCAAGATTCGAACTATCACGAGATCGATGAAGGCGCCGGCGTCAAAACGAAAGCCGTCGTGATCGGCGACAATGTGTGGATCGGCCGCAATTCGATAATTCTGCCTGGAGTTGAAATCGGCGACCATAGCGTGATCGGAGCCGGGTCCGTGGTCACCAAAAGTGTCCCCCCGCACAGCCTGGTTGCCGGAAATCCCGCCCGAATAATTCGCGAGATAGCGGCGTCCCCGGGATACGTGCGCTTTTAGAGCAATTGCAGGAAAAGTGCGTAGCGGTTTTCCGTCCGGAATTGCGTAAAAACAAAGAGTTAGAGCGGATCAACGATTCTATCAAACGCTGAACCGCTCTAGGCGCAATCGAGTTCATCGAAGATCAGCCGGTCCTCCTTGTCGGCGATCCTGAAACGGGTCCATGCGGCGGCTCTCGATATCAAGCCGGCAGTCGTGCACGCAAAATGGCTGCCTGCCATCGCGTATGAAGCGGGATAGTGCCAAGAGGCCGGTGCACGACACACAAAAAGGTACTGCCTGCCGAACAAGGTAGGCTCTCATCGGCCATCAACGCGGAGCCTCAAATCCCGATCCCGCGCACCTTCATCGCGGCGGTGATCTCGTCCAGGATGACAGGGTCGTCGATGGTCGCCGGCATCGTCCACTCCTCTTTGTCGGCGATCTTCTGCATGGTGCCGCGCAGGATCTTTCCCGACCGTGTCTTGGGCAGGCGCTTGATCATCACTACGGTCTTGAAAGCGGCGACCGGGCCGATGCGTTCGCGCACCAGCGCGACCACCTCCTGCTCGATGGCTTCCCCGTCGCGCGCGACACCGGCGTTCAACACCACGAAGCCGAGCGGCACCTGGCCTTTCATGGCATCGGCAATGCCGACGACAGCGCATTCGGCGACATCGGGATGGGCGGCCAGCACCTCTTCCATGGCGCCGGTCGACAGCCGGTGGCCGGCGACATTGATGATGTCGTCGGTGCGGGCCATCACATAGAGGTAGCCATCGTCGTCGATCATGCCGGCATCGGCCGTCTTGTAGAAGCCGGGGAACTCGTCGAGATAGGCTTGGCGGAAGCGGGCATCGGCGTTCCACAAGGTCGGCAGGCAGCCGGCCGGCAATGGCAGCTTGACCACGACATTGCCCAGCGTGCCGCGCGGCACTTCGTGGCCGGCGTCGTCGAGCACCCGGATGTCGTAGCCGGGCATCGGCACGCCGGGCGAGCCGTATTTCACCGGCAGCAGGCCGAGCCCCGCCGGGTTGATCGTCATCGGCGATCCGGTCTCCGTCTGCCACCAATGATCGACGACGGGCACGTTCAATTTCTGCTCCGCCCATTTGATGGTTTCGGGGTCGGCGCGCTCGCCGGCGAGGAACAGTGTGCGGAATTTCGACAGATCGTATTTGGGAACGAACTCGCCCTTGGGGTCCTGGCCCTTGATCGCCCGGAAGGCCGTCGGCGCGGTGAACAGCGCGACGGCGCCGTGTTCGGCAATGACCCGCCAGTAGGTGCCAGCGTCGGGCGTGCCGATCGGCTTGCCTTCGAACAGGATGCTGGTGCAGCCATGCAGCAGCGGTCCGTAGACGATGTAGGAATGGCCGACCACCCAGCCGACATCGGACGCCGCCCAGAACACCTCGCCCGGCTTGACGCCGAATTCGTTCTCCATCGTCCATTTCAGCGCGACCATGTGGCCGCCATTGTCGCGCACGATGCCCTTGGGCTGGCCGGTCGTGCCTGACGTGTAGATGATGTAGAGCGGATCGGTGGCGAGCACCGGCACGCAGTCGACATTGGCGCCGGCTGCCCGCTCGCGGGCAACGGCGTCGGCGTAGTCGATGTCGAAATGGTCCTTCAGATCGCAGCGCAACTGGTCGCGCTGCAGGATCAGGCAGGCGTCCGGCTTGTGGCGGGACATCTCGATCGCTCTGTCGAGCAGCGGCTTGTAGGCCACGACCCGGCCCGGCTCAAGGCCGCAGGAGGCGGAGATGATCAGCTTGGGCCTGGCGTCATCGATGCGGGTGGCAAGCTCATGCGAGGCAAAGCCGCCGAAGACGACCGAATGCACCGCGCCGATCCGGGCGCAGGCGAGCATGGCGATGGCCGCCTCCGCCACCATGGGCATGTAGATGATGACACGGTCGCCCTTGCCGATGCCGCGATTCTTCAGCACCGAGGTCAGTGCCACCACTTCGCGCTTGAGCTCGGCATAGGTGAATTTCTTCACCGTTCCAGTGATGGCGCTGTCATGGATCAGCGCGATCTGATCGGCGCGTCCGCCGGCGACATGGCGGTCGATGGCGTTGTAGCAGGTGTTGCAGGTCGCGCCGGTGAACCAGCGCCCGTAGACGCCGGCCGTGGCATCGAACACCTTGTCCCAGGGCGAGTACCAATCGATGGCGACGGCCGCGTCCGCCCAGAATTTTTCCGGGTCGCGTTTCCAGCCGTCATAGACCTCGTGATAGCGTG
The genomic region above belongs to Mesorhizobium sp. B4-1-4 and contains:
- a CDS encoding ABC transporter ATP-binding protein; protein product: MSKSSILRLSLFRDIAAFGAVIAQIGGRRTWTALLFLILGSLTEGISILLLVPLLHLVGRADQDFAVRLPNIDVVRWLVPGGTLQLTTVLCALVGLVAVQAAFNRFKSVYMARLLFDFINRLRMNLFESIGKARWGVFTRMRGSDLDHALTGDIDRVQGAAFSLLMLVQIAVLLTGYLVVSVFISPVMTLFAVVIGILMFVALQPFRSRATAFGRVLTANRQDQYRTVSEFLGGIKVAKSLNVEASYFAQLQATLEKMKADNIDYVRNSSIGTAVFQVASVVGLSLFIYVALVRFNLSLAEIVVLLLVFMRIAPRFMDMQTQAQQVLINLPAYTAMRSLQARFDAEREPGHVGSKDGGKLSLDTGLNIRGVSFFYDDSAGKAVVSDITFGLPAGKVTALIGPSGSGKSTIADMLLGLLEPSAGKILVDGIEIDAANRRRWRDQVAYVPQDVFLLHDTIAQNLRLAAPQASDDDLWRALRAAHAGEFVERLDHRLDTVVGDRGVRLSGGERQRIALARALLRKPSLLILDEATSALDWQNQSLIARSIDGLRGAMTILTIAHRPSMIAFADWVVAMEDGRVVEVGQYQRLKAKPGSRLSRMLSGEQSEPESANVA
- a CDS encoding exopolysaccharide production repressor exox, which gives rise to MSLPKFIIGMIFALAIIVGWSWIDSASLGTTLLRVIICAVIIQAGYFVLVYAMIARSAPTPADRLREAERKLSAPDVAESEKLGSARRSLH
- a CDS encoding sugar transferase; its protein translation is MRDIAKSATADFSQAGTDFPPPIGGLIKRSFDIVGSLAGLIALSPLFIMIALLVKFSDGGSIFYGHRRIGRGGRIFPCLKFRTMVPDGDKVLAAYLATNPEANAEWMATRKLKNDPRVTRVGAVLRKLSLDELPQIINILQGDMSLVGPRPVVRDELEIYGSAAVYYLKSRPGLTGLWQVSGRNDVSYDSRVAFDRHYVENWSLFGDVRIIIKTVPAVWMSRGSY
- a CDS encoding polysaccharide biosynthesis/export family protein, whose product is MSEAFGSGPFCGRSLLMACLAASLAFPPMAAADEYHLGSQDKLTIRIAEWQTVESTFRDWSSVNGQYTVGPAGTLSVPFVGELPAAGKTTAQVAAAIGEALQHKLALSDRPEASVEMAQFRPFYISGEVQNPGQFPYVPDLTVLKAISVAGGIRRNTDYGPQLGKDLVTAKGGFDISDDQRIRLIVKRARIDADMAGKTSFDVPKEVEGDPRLPAIVADEMTILTSDQKALKLKLEALDDLKGVLQAEIESLQKKIVNQQKQVDLAQQQLASIGPLAQKGLVANARLLDSQQSVTDLQGKILDYETAILTAKQAISKATQDAIDAQNTLSSSLAANRQQTEADLNEAALKVNMQKGLIAQATDPATRAATDTNEEPSLLYALVRVVDGKTSEIAAKEDTPVLPGDVIKVKLAPLASQ
- a CDS encoding acyltransferase → MNIYRVRRFIKGRIFTFLWRTKGIKIADRVSVLGVSPHIAGKGAIELGSLVSFRGFGSRSWFHVLGNARLSIGSRSFINSGVMIDVSTAVSIGKNCLVGDCVVIQDSNYHEIDEGAGVKTKAVVIGDNVWIGRNSIILPGVEIGDHSVIGAGSVVTKSVPPHSLVAGNPARIIREIAASPGYVRF
- a CDS encoding propionyl-CoA synthetase, producing the protein MVSRYHEVYDGWKRDPEKFWADAAVAIDWYSPWDKVFDATAGVYGRWFTGATCNTCYNAIDRHVAGGRADQIALIHDSAITGTVKKFTYAELKREVVALTSVLKNRGIGKGDRVIIYMPMVAEAAIAMLACARIGAVHSVVFGGFASHELATRIDDARPKLIISASCGLEPGRVVAYKPLLDRAIEMSRHKPDACLILQRDQLRCDLKDHFDIDYADAVARERAAGANVDCVPVLATDPLYIIYTSGTTGQPKGIVRDNGGHMVALKWTMENEFGVKPGEVFWAASDVGWVVGHSYIVYGPLLHGCTSILFEGKPIGTPDAGTYWRVIAEHGAVALFTAPTAFRAIKGQDPKGEFVPKYDLSKFRTLFLAGERADPETIKWAEQKLNVPVVDHWWQTETGSPMTINPAGLGLLPVKYGSPGVPMPGYDIRVLDDAGHEVPRGTLGNVVVKLPLPAGCLPTLWNADARFRQAYLDEFPGFYKTADAGMIDDDGYLYVMARTDDIINVAGHRLSTGAMEEVLAAHPDVAECAVVGIADAMKGQVPLGFVVLNAGVARDGEAIEQEVVALVRERIGPVAAFKTVVMIKRLPKTRSGKILRGTMQKIADKEEWTMPATIDDPVILDEITAAMKVRGIGI